Proteins from a single region of Chloroflexota bacterium:
- a CDS encoding Crp/Fnr family transcriptional regulator, with product MSEGGEQRMSSTIEDGFAIETLRRCALFAKVGDEALAACVRSLRVRRFRKNETIFHQGDPGDSLFIVETGSVKIVLPSPEGEEGAIIATLARGDFFGELALLDGAPHSATAVALDTAEMLVMRRDTFEQLIDTDRGLRMALFAGLTAELRRLTGHVEELHFLDLPGRLAARLVRLAADTRPDAAGEIVLDWPYTQSELASMIGGTRQTVNRLLADMVTAGLVRFEKDTVVIPDLDRLARAAER from the coding sequence ATGAGCGAGGGCGGCGAGCAGCGCATGTCGAGCACGATCGAGGACGGCTTCGCGATCGAGACGCTGCGGCGGTGCGCGCTCTTCGCGAAGGTCGGTGACGAAGCGCTCGCAGCATGCGTGCGGAGCCTCCGGGTCCGGCGTTTCCGCAAGAACGAGACGATCTTCCACCAGGGTGACCCCGGCGATTCCCTCTTCATCGTCGAGACCGGGTCGGTCAAGATCGTGCTGCCGAGTCCCGAGGGGGAAGAGGGCGCCATCATCGCGACCCTCGCTCGCGGTGACTTCTTCGGTGAACTCGCCCTCCTCGACGGCGCGCCGCATTCGGCCACGGCGGTTGCCCTCGACACTGCCGAGATGCTCGTCATGCGACGGGATACCTTCGAGCAGCTCATCGACACGGATCGCGGTCTTCGGATGGCGTTGTTCGCCGGCCTCACCGCCGAGCTCCGTCGACTCACGGGACACGTCGAGGAGCTCCACTTCCTCGACCTTCCCGGCCGCCTCGCCGCGCGCCTGGTCCGCCTCGCGGCTGACACACGGCCGGACGCCGCTGGCGAGATCGTCCTCGATTGGCCGTACACCCAATCGGAGCTCGCCTCGATGATCGGTGGCACGCGCCAGACGGTCAACCGCCTTCTTGCGGACATGGTGACCGCGGGTCTCGTGCGCTTCGAGAAGGACACGGTCGTCATCCCCGACCTCGATCGGCTCGCCCGCGCGGCCGAACGGTGA
- a CDS encoding GAF domain-containing protein: MADDVLSADALTLLRSIALRAEVARRLDLGSAEAVLRSVVDATVALFQAEAASIALYDPTKDRLVFRVAAGEQGRGVVGLEVPPSQGLVGYVYTTGQALALSDVARDKRFGRAFAEQTSYVPRSIVAVPLVDEHGTIGVLEVLDKRDEAAFSLRDIELASVFARQAAVAISSSRVERDVATLIGSALTALNRSDGDAAAPPGDGLALENLVRAATADLAGDDDSRLWALVEQVARVRRVDPGQLALVVDLLAVVADHAERAGRARARRR; encoded by the coding sequence GTGGCTGACGACGTTCTAAGCGCGGATGCGCTCACCCTCCTCCGCTCGATCGCCCTCCGTGCGGAGGTGGCGCGACGGCTCGATCTCGGGTCGGCGGAGGCGGTCCTTCGCTCCGTGGTCGACGCCACGGTCGCGCTCTTCCAGGCCGAGGCCGCCTCCATCGCCCTCTATGACCCGACGAAGGACCGCCTCGTCTTCCGCGTCGCGGCAGGCGAACAGGGGCGCGGTGTCGTCGGACTCGAGGTGCCGCCGTCGCAGGGTCTCGTCGGCTACGTCTACACGACCGGTCAGGCCCTGGCGCTCTCCGACGTCGCGCGGGACAAGCGGTTCGGCCGGGCGTTCGCCGAGCAGACGAGTTATGTGCCGCGATCCATCGTCGCCGTGCCGCTCGTCGATGAGCATGGGACGATCGGCGTGCTCGAGGTGCTCGACAAGCGCGACGAAGCGGCATTCAGTCTCCGCGACATCGAGCTCGCATCGGTCTTCGCCCGCCAGGCCGCGGTGGCAATCAGCTCGAGCCGGGTGGAGCGCGACGTCGCGACGCTCATCGGGTCGGCGCTCACCGCGCTCAACCGGAGCGACGGCGACGCCGCGGCCCCTCCCGGCGACGGGTTGGCGCTCGAGAACCTCGTCCGCGCTGCCACCGCGGACCTCGCCGGCGACGACGACTCGCGGCTCTGGGCGCTCGTCGAGCAGGTCGCCCGCGTCCGGCGCGTGGATCCGGGTCAGCTTGCGCTCGTCGTCGATCTCCTCGCGGTCGTGGCGGACCACGCCGAGCGGGCCGGTCGAGCGCGGGCACGGCGGCGGTGA
- a CDS encoding S8 family serine peptidase, whose protein sequence is MTDELLPAWSEPFTLDRRAGLARSLPFGAIDRSWAFDGSNGRGMTVAIIDSGVERDHPAVGGRLVRSVRVELGEERPVVVEDPDGLDVVGHGTACAGIVHALAPAADIVSIRVLGPDNRGKGAAFAAGLDWAIEQGADVVNLSLSSKSDALFATFHELADAAYFANVLLVSAANNVPGPSYPSLFASVVSVAAHDIADPWTWFYNPSPPVEFGAYGLDVDVAWREGGRILATGNSFAAPHIAGLATLIRAKHPAVTPFEVKAILAATASPVG, encoded by the coding sequence GTGACGGACGAGCTGCTTCCCGCCTGGAGCGAGCCGTTCACCCTCGATCGGCGGGCCGGCCTCGCCCGAAGTCTCCCCTTCGGTGCGATCGATCGATCCTGGGCCTTCGACGGCTCGAACGGACGAGGGATGACGGTCGCCATCATCGACTCGGGCGTCGAGCGGGATCATCCGGCCGTCGGCGGTCGGCTCGTGCGGAGCGTCCGCGTCGAGCTCGGCGAGGAGCGGCCCGTGGTCGTCGAGGATCCCGACGGGCTCGACGTCGTGGGCCATGGGACTGCGTGCGCCGGGATCGTCCACGCACTCGCGCCGGCGGCGGACATCGTCTCGATCCGCGTGCTCGGACCGGACAACCGGGGCAAGGGCGCGGCGTTCGCCGCCGGTCTCGACTGGGCGATCGAGCAGGGCGCGGACGTCGTCAACCTCAGCCTCAGCTCGAAGAGCGACGCCCTCTTCGCGACGTTCCACGAGCTCGCCGACGCGGCGTACTTCGCGAACGTCCTCCTCGTCAGCGCCGCGAACAACGTCCCGGGCCCGAGCTATCCGTCGCTCTTCGCGTCCGTCGTATCGGTCGCCGCGCACGATATCGCCGATCCGTGGACCTGGTTCTACAACCCGTCCCCGCCGGTGGAGTTCGGGGCGTACGGTCTCGATGTGGATGTCGCGTGGCGCGAGGGCGGCCGGATCCTCGCGACGGGCAACAGCTTCGCCGCGCCGCACATCGCCGGCCTCGCGACGCTCATCCGGGCGAAACACCCGGCAGTCACCCCATTCGAGGTGAAGGCGATCCTGGCGGCGACGGCGTCGCCGGTCGGCTGA
- a CDS encoding MFS transporter: MTVLRAYRSLWVDRALMRLLAGEFISSIGDWLYLVALLVVVYERSADPVLLGIVGAARVLPYVVLSVPAGIAADRYDRRLVLLATDVARGAIMLALAALVALDGPLWAIVALAVLATCFSSFFGPTIGAFLPTLVGDESRLGPANSAWASLDKLAFVIGPAIGGLIIASSGLALAFLLNAVSFAVVAAVLWRLPRRSGADPVSAPAAPSASSAAGSGAAGSGAAGSPTGETAPRIGGAVALRPIVGLALLDVAGSFAFGGLSVLTVVLAGSAFGTSEAATGYLNAAIGVGGVIGALIAGSLVLRPRLAPLLVGGAVTLGAGLAALGATDALLPALIAMTIASAGSLLVEVVDATIFQRVVPDELRGRALGAVATVATLAYAGGSFAVPVLASAIGTAPVLASCGAAVVVASILAAVMVGSAGTRAASPGDILLRHVAGLPIFAGVAPATLEAILARCRRREIAAGTVVMRQGDPADRLAIVVSGSFEVTQRKADLTVARLRSMGPDEVFGEIGLLTGVPRTATVTATTPATMLELDGPDFLELVAAGPGLSSRFLDLHRGIRRPLAR; this comes from the coding sequence ATGACCGTCCTCCGCGCGTATCGATCCTTGTGGGTCGACCGGGCGCTCATGCGCCTGCTCGCTGGGGAGTTCATCAGCTCCATCGGTGACTGGCTCTACCTCGTCGCCCTCCTCGTCGTCGTCTACGAGCGGAGCGCCGATCCGGTGCTCCTCGGCATCGTCGGGGCGGCCCGCGTTCTGCCGTACGTCGTCCTCTCCGTGCCCGCCGGGATCGCGGCCGACCGATACGACCGTCGTCTCGTGCTGCTCGCGACGGACGTCGCTCGTGGCGCGATCATGCTCGCGCTCGCGGCACTCGTCGCACTCGACGGACCGCTCTGGGCGATCGTGGCGCTGGCCGTCCTGGCGACGTGCTTCTCATCGTTCTTCGGACCGACGATCGGCGCGTTCCTCCCGACGCTCGTCGGGGATGAATCCCGACTCGGACCGGCGAACAGTGCGTGGGCGAGCCTCGACAAGCTCGCGTTCGTCATCGGGCCGGCCATCGGCGGCCTCATCATCGCGTCATCCGGCCTTGCCCTCGCGTTCCTGCTCAACGCCGTCTCATTCGCCGTCGTCGCCGCGGTCCTGTGGCGCCTGCCGCGTCGAAGCGGCGCCGATCCGGTGAGCGCACCGGCGGCCCCATCGGCGTCGAGCGCCGCGGGGTCGGGCGCTGCCGGGTCGGGCGCTGCCGGGTCGCCCACCGGCGAAACCGCGCCTCGGATCGGCGGCGCGGTCGCACTGCGCCCCATCGTCGGGCTCGCCCTGCTCGACGTCGCCGGATCGTTCGCCTTCGGCGGCCTGTCCGTCCTCACGGTGGTCCTCGCCGGGTCGGCGTTCGGGACCAGCGAGGCGGCGACGGGCTATCTCAACGCCGCGATCGGGGTCGGCGGCGTCATCGGCGCGCTCATCGCGGGCTCACTCGTCCTCCGACCGCGCCTCGCCCCGCTCCTCGTGGGCGGGGCCGTGACCCTCGGTGCGGGGCTCGCGGCACTCGGGGCGACCGACGCACTCCTTCCGGCGCTCATCGCGATGACCATCGCCTCCGCCGGGAGCCTGCTCGTCGAGGTGGTCGATGCGACGATCTTCCAGCGCGTGGTGCCCGATGAACTCCGTGGCCGGGCCCTCGGGGCGGTGGCGACGGTCGCGACGCTCGCCTATGCCGGCGGTTCGTTCGCCGTTCCGGTCCTCGCCTCGGCCATTGGCACCGCTCCGGTCCTCGCGTCCTGCGGAGCGGCCGTCGTCGTCGCGTCGATCCTCGCCGCGGTCATGGTCGGATCAGCCGGCACCCGGGCGGCGAGCCCGGGAGACATCCTCCTGCGACACGTGGCCGGGCTGCCGATCTTCGCCGGCGTCGCCCCGGCGACCCTCGAGGCGATCCTCGCTCGATGTCGACGCCGGGAGATCGCCGCGGGGACCGTGGTCATGCGCCAGGGCGACCCGGCCGATCGACTCGCGATCGTCGTCTCCGGCAGCTTCGAGGTCACGCAGCGGAAGGCCGACCTTACGGTTGCTCGGCTGCGATCCATGGGACCGGACGAGGTCTTCGGCGAGATCGGCCTGCTGACGGGCGTCCCGCGGACGGCCACCGTCACGGCGACCACTCCCGCGACGATGCTCGAGCTCGACGGCCCCGACTTCCTCGAACTCGTCGCCGCCGGCCCCGGCCTTTCGAGTCGCTTCCTCGATCTGCACCGCGGCATCCGACGACCGCTCGCACGCTGA
- the fabF gene encoding beta-ketoacyl-ACP synthase II, whose amino-acid sequence MPPSTDPSRRAVVTGVGAVTPIGNDAATFWANLLEGVSGGGPITSFDPSGFDVRIAAEVKGFDPTVVMDRKMARRMSRFIHFGMAAAAEAVHHSGLDFEGWDPERRDRVGVILNTGGGGMEQVIEGTSTLAAKGPGQVSPFAIPALSGSMAAAMVSMRYGLTGPLITQVAACASSVIAFQDALRLIRSGECDVVIAGGSEAALLPIAFAALGNMGALSKRNDDPTHASRPFDRDRDGFLFGEGAACVVVESVAHALARGAGGRIQAEVLGASLTADAYHISAPEPTGRGATRAMTRAMADAGIGPTDIDYIVAHGTSTPLNDVTETRAIKAAFGPRAHTVPISSPKSMVGHLLGAAGAVSALTAIGAIRDGWIPPTANLEHPDLPECDLDYVPGIKRAARVDTAMINGFGFGGQNAVAVFRRFVA is encoded by the coding sequence GTGCCACCGTCGACCGATCCGTCCCGGCGAGCCGTCGTCACCGGCGTCGGCGCCGTGACGCCGATCGGCAACGACGCCGCGACGTTCTGGGCCAACCTCCTCGAGGGTGTCTCCGGTGGCGGGCCGATCACCTCGTTCGATCCTTCCGGCTTCGACGTCCGGATCGCCGCCGAGGTCAAGGGCTTCGATCCCACGGTGGTCATGGATCGAAAGATGGCCCGTCGGATGAGCCGGTTCATCCACTTCGGGATGGCCGCCGCGGCGGAGGCGGTCCACCATTCCGGGCTCGACTTCGAGGGATGGGACCCGGAACGGCGGGACCGGGTCGGGGTCATCCTGAACACGGGCGGCGGTGGCATGGAGCAGGTCATCGAAGGCACGTCGACGCTGGCGGCCAAGGGGCCCGGCCAGGTGAGCCCGTTCGCGATCCCGGCGCTCTCCGGTTCGATGGCGGCGGCGATGGTGAGCATGCGCTACGGACTGACCGGGCCGCTCATCACCCAGGTCGCGGCGTGCGCGAGCAGCGTCATCGCCTTCCAGGACGCTCTCCGCCTCATCCGGTCGGGCGAGTGCGACGTCGTGATCGCCGGCGGTTCCGAGGCCGCGCTCCTCCCGATCGCGTTCGCCGCGCTCGGCAACATGGGCGCCCTCTCGAAGCGGAACGATGACCCTACCCACGCCTCGCGGCCGTTCGACCGCGACCGCGACGGCTTCCTCTTCGGCGAGGGCGCCGCGTGCGTCGTCGTCGAATCCGTCGCCCACGCGCTCGCTCGCGGCGCGGGAGGCCGGATCCAGGCCGAGGTGCTCGGTGCGTCGCTCACCGCGGACGCCTACCACATCAGCGCCCCCGAGCCCACCGGCCGGGGAGCCACGAGAGCGATGACCCGCGCCATGGCGGACGCCGGCATCGGCCCGACGGACATCGACTACATCGTCGCCCACGGCACGTCGACTCCGCTCAACGACGTCACCGAGACCCGGGCCATCAAGGCCGCCTTCGGACCACGAGCCCACACGGTCCCGATCAGTTCGCCGAAGTCGATGGTCGGCCACCTCCTCGGTGCGGCGGGCGCCGTCTCCGCGCTCACTGCGATCGGGGCGATCCGCGACGGCTGGATCCCACCGACGGCGAACCTCGAGCATCCGGACCTCCCGGAGTGCGATCTCGACTACGTCCCCGGCATCAAGCGCGCGGCTCGGGTCGACACGGCCATGATCAACGGGTTCGGCTTCGGTGGCCAGAACGCGGTCGCGGTCTTCCGGCGCTTCGTCGCGTAG
- a CDS encoding helix-turn-helix transcriptional regulator, with product MPFEPRHQKPPVQRALVRIGADVRQARYAAGLSQQALADRVGVAQSTISRLERGCAPGVGLWVIAATMATLGFRSLADFRFADLRSPRP from the coding sequence ATGCCGTTCGAGCCACGCCATCAGAAGCCGCCCGTGCAGCGAGCGCTCGTGCGCATCGGAGCCGACGTCCGGCAGGCGCGGTACGCAGCCGGGCTGAGCCAGCAGGCGCTCGCCGACCGTGTCGGCGTGGCGCAATCGACGATCTCGCGGCTCGAGCGCGGGTGTGCGCCGGGCGTCGGCTTGTGGGTCATCGCGGCGACCATGGCGACGCTGGGATTCAGATCGCTCGCCGACTTCCGGTTCGCCGATCTGCGGTCGCCGCGACCCTGA
- a CDS encoding beta-ketoacyl-ACP synthase II gives MRTPDYTRRVAITGLGVVSPVGNDTKTVWDNLLNGRSGLAEITRFDVSRYEAKVAGEVKDFDPLQWLDAKSVRRTEASLHYGVAAAKQALADSGFEITDANRTEVGVVFGSGAGGQQLMIDNWRVLQERGPRAVAPTFIANGLVDSTSGMIAIETGAIGHNICIVSACATGTHNVAEGAEAIRRGDCIAVISGSCEMPLLEVAHAGFGNMRGLAMPLPGGGPETVSRPFDRTRDGFVLGEGAGSLLLEDMELAKARGARIYAEVVGYGSAADGWDMIQPIEGGTGSARAMKMALDRRGVPADEVDLINPHGTGTPLGDRRETEAIWTVFGDRAAASAHSLAISATKSMTGHMMGAAGSFEAFATVMSIVEQCVPPTINYREPDPDCDLWVLTEATPLRIRYGLSNNIGLGGHNGAVIFKQFDGD, from the coding sequence GTGCGCACCCCCGACTACACCCGCCGCGTCGCCATCACCGGCCTCGGCGTCGTCAGCCCCGTCGGCAACGACACGAAGACCGTCTGGGACAATCTCCTCAACGGAAGGAGCGGCCTCGCCGAGATTACCCGCTTCGACGTGAGCCGCTACGAGGCCAAGGTGGCCGGCGAGGTCAAGGATTTCGATCCCCTGCAGTGGCTTGACGCCAAGTCCGTCCGGCGCACGGAGGCGAGCCTCCACTACGGCGTCGCGGCAGCCAAGCAGGCCCTCGCCGACTCGGGCTTCGAGATCACCGACGCGAACCGGACGGAGGTCGGGGTCGTCTTCGGCTCCGGCGCCGGCGGCCAGCAGCTCATGATCGACAACTGGCGGGTGCTCCAGGAGCGCGGCCCACGGGCCGTGGCGCCGACGTTCATCGCCAACGGTCTCGTGGACTCGACCTCCGGGATGATCGCCATCGAGACGGGGGCGATCGGCCACAACATCTGCATCGTGTCCGCCTGCGCGACCGGCACGCACAACGTCGCGGAAGGCGCCGAGGCGATCCGCCGCGGCGACTGCATCGCCGTCATCAGCGGCTCGTGCGAAATGCCGCTCCTCGAGGTCGCCCACGCCGGGTTCGGCAACATGCGGGGGTTGGCGATGCCGCTGCCCGGCGGCGGACCGGAGACGGTGTCGCGTCCGTTCGATCGGACGCGCGACGGTTTCGTCCTCGGTGAGGGGGCCGGTTCGCTCCTGCTTGAGGACATGGAGCTCGCGAAGGCTCGCGGGGCGCGGATCTACGCCGAGGTCGTCGGCTACGGCTCGGCCGCGGACGGCTGGGACATGATCCAGCCGATCGAGGGCGGCACCGGATCGGCCCGGGCGATGAAGATGGCCCTCGACCGGCGTGGCGTCCCGGCGGACGAGGTCGACCTCATCAATCCCCACGGGACCGGAACGCCGCTCGGCGACCGGCGTGAGACGGAGGCCATCTGGACCGTCTTCGGGGATCGAGCGGCTGCTTCGGCGCACAGCCTCGCGATCAGCGCCACGAAGTCCATGACCGGCCACATGATGGGCGCCGCCGGATCGTTCGAGGCGTTCGCGACCGTCATGTCGATCGTCGAGCAGTGCGTCCCGCCGACGATCAACTATCGGGAGCCCGACCCCGACTGTGACCTGTGGGTCCTCACCGAGGCGACGCCGCTCCGGATCCGGTATGGCCTGTCGAACAACATTGGCCTCGGCGGCCACAACGGCGCCGTCATCTTCAAACAGTTCGACGGCGACTGA